A stretch of the Filimonas lacunae genome encodes the following:
- a CDS encoding 4-hydroxy-3-methylbut-2-enyl diphosphate reductase, with product MKQFNVPNIYRSDLISAIKQNRRQKDKMKKDFTPTLLDFGPVHIYLARHFGFCYGVENAIDIAFKTIDENQGKRIFLLSEMIHNPQVNADLKAKGVEFLQDTYGKQLIPFSDITPEDVVIIPAFGTTLEIESLLESKGIPATKYDTTCPFVEKVWNRSEQIAQKGYSIVVHGKPKHEETRATFSHASYHTPTIVVNDMEETIELAKYITGEKPADAFYTAFKGRYSEGFNVEQDLQKIGVVNQTTQLATDTQSIADYLKKVMTQHYNLNDTTIGERFADTRDTLCYATNDNQTAVAGMLSTEADIAIVVGGYNSSNTSHLVELCEQKLPTYFIDSADKIISQYEIIQCNWKTKEETVVTDFLPKGNPARILITSGASCPDALVEQVIRKLAGLYSAEQTVESLAASFT from the coding sequence ATGAAGCAATTCAATGTTCCGAATATATACCGTAGCGATTTAATCAGTGCTATTAAACAAAACCGCAGGCAGAAGGATAAAATGAAGAAAGATTTTACGCCTACCCTGCTCGACTTTGGCCCGGTGCATATTTACCTGGCCCGTCATTTCGGCTTTTGTTACGGTGTAGAAAACGCTATTGACATTGCTTTTAAAACCATTGACGAAAACCAGGGCAAACGCATTTTCCTGTTAAGTGAAATGATTCATAACCCACAGGTGAATGCTGATTTGAAAGCCAAAGGGGTGGAGTTTTTACAGGATACCTATGGCAAACAGCTGATTCCCTTTTCGGATATCACACCGGAAGATGTGGTAATTATCCCTGCATTTGGCACTACATTGGAAATTGAATCTTTACTGGAATCGAAAGGCATTCCGGCTACTAAATACGATACCACCTGCCCGTTTGTTGAAAAGGTATGGAACCGCAGCGAGCAAATTGCCCAGAAAGGCTATAGCATTGTAGTACACGGCAAGCCTAAACACGAAGAAACAAGAGCCACTTTCTCCCATGCTTCTTACCACACCCCTACCATAGTGGTAAATGATATGGAGGAAACCATTGAACTGGCTAAATACATAACCGGTGAAAAACCGGCCGATGCCTTTTATACAGCATTCAAAGGCAGGTACAGTGAAGGATTTAACGTAGAACAGGATCTGCAAAAGATTGGTGTGGTAAACCAAACCACTCAACTGGCTACCGACACGCAAAGCATTGCCGATTACCTGAAAAAGGTGATGACACAACATTACAACCTGAATGATACCACTATTGGTGAACGTTTTGCCGATACACGTGATACATTATGTTATGCTACCAACGATAACCAGACTGCGGTAGCAGGTATGTTAAGCACAGAAGCCGATATTGCTATAGTGGTTGGCGGTTACAACTCTTCTAACACCTCGCACCTGGTAGAACTATGCGAGCAAAAACTCCCCACTTATTTCATTGATAGTGCTGACAAAATCATTAGCCAGTATGAGATTATTCAATGCAACTGGAAAACAAAAGAAGAAACCGTAGTCACTGATTTCTTACCAAAAGGAAATCCTGCGCGTATTCTGATCACCAGTGGAGCCAGTTGCCCCGATGCATTAGTAGAGCAGGTAATCAGAAAACTGGCAGGATTGTATAGTGCAGAACAAACAGTAGAAAGCCTTGCTGCTTCTTTCACATAA
- the cmk gene encoding (d)CMP kinase, giving the protein MKKIIITIDGFSSCGKSTLAKQMANELNYVFVDSGAMYRAITLYFLRNHINWEKTEDVVDALKEINLEFQYNDHSGKSDMVLNDENVEVLIRDMLVSEHVSEVAAIKEVREFAVDQQQRMGKRKGLVMDGRDIGTTVFPRAELKIFVTADPAVRVERRFKEMYEKNPSITIEEVKNNLEMRDYIDSNREFSPLRQADDAIVLDNSNLTRDEQLELALEWAQSKISCS; this is encoded by the coding sequence ATGAAAAAGATAATCATTACCATCGACGGTTTCTCTTCCTGTGGCAAAAGCACATTGGCCAAGCAAATGGCTAATGAGTTAAACTACGTGTTTGTTGACAGTGGAGCCATGTACAGAGCTATTACGCTTTACTTTTTGCGCAATCACATCAACTGGGAAAAAACAGAAGATGTAGTGGACGCACTAAAAGAAATTAACCTGGAGTTTCAATATAACGATCATTCAGGAAAGAGTGATATGGTGTTGAACGATGAGAATGTAGAAGTGCTGATACGTGATATGCTGGTGAGTGAACACGTGAGCGAAGTTGCCGCTATTAAAGAGGTACGTGAGTTCGCTGTAGACCAGCAACAGAGAATGGGGAAAAGAAAAGGGCTGGTGATGGATGGCCGTGATATAGGCACCACGGTGTTTCCGCGCGCGGAGTTAAAGATATTTGTTACAGCTGACCCCGCCGTAAGAGTGGAGCGTCGCTTTAAAGAGATGTACGAGAAAAACCCTTCTATCACTATTGAAGAAGTAAAGAATAACCTGGAAATGCGCGATTACATTGATAGTAACCGCGAATTCAGCCCACTGCGCCAGGCTGATGACGCCATTGTGTTAGACAATAGCAATCTTACCCGCGATGAGCAGCTGGAACTGGCTTTGGAATGGGCGCAGTCGAAAATTTCCTGTAGCTAA
- a CDS encoding LolA family protein, with translation MKKFYVLLMMLAGVTTLVNAQNDPNAKKILDNVSTKLKTYKGVTANFTYTTTDKKNVKRGSVAGAISIKGDQYYIKQGSTEIFCNGKQTWNFNGDSEVTVAPVDNDAKTLSPQKFLSDFYDKDFSYKLISSAGQFHQIQLQPNDKRKNFKQVTVFIDKAKNMVTKAQVIDKSDNTVEFKLSNVNTSAALADSKFVFDAKQHPGVEVINN, from the coding sequence ATGAAAAAGTTTTACGTTTTATTGATGATGTTGGCGGGTGTAACAACCCTGGTAAATGCTCAGAACGACCCCAATGCAAAAAAAATACTGGACAACGTTAGCACCAAGCTGAAAACATATAAAGGAGTAACAGCCAACTTTACTTATACTACTACTGATAAAAAGAATGTAAAGAGAGGTTCTGTTGCCGGCGCCATCAGCATTAAAGGTGATCAGTATTATATTAAGCAGGGCAGCACCGAAATCTTCTGCAACGGTAAACAAACCTGGAACTTCAATGGCGACAGCGAAGTGACCGTAGCACCTGTAGATAATGATGCTAAAACCTTATCTCCTCAGAAATTCCTGAGCGATTTCTACGACAAAGATTTCTCTTATAAATTAATTTCCTCTGCTGGCCAGTTTCACCAGATTCAGTTGCAGCCTAACGACAAACGCAAGAACTTTAAGCAAGTGACTGTGTTTATCGACAAAGCTAAAAACATGGTTACAAAAGCGCAGGTGATTGATAAAAGTGACAACACTGTTGAGTTTAAGTTATCTAACGTAAACACCAGTGCAGCACTGGCCGACAGCAAGTTTGTTTTCGATGCCAAACAGCACCCGGGCGTAGAAGTTATTAATAACTAG